One Desulfarculaceae bacterium DNA window includes the following coding sequences:
- a CDS encoding glutamate-5-semialdehyde dehydrogenase: MSVEQLVSELCREARQAARALAVAPSGVKNQALLSLAEALEANAPAIQEINAKDLAAGRESGMSAAFLDRLTLSDQVIASMAQGLREVAALPDPVGEVTGMQRRPNGLLVGRQRIPLGVIGFIYESRPNVTVDAAGLCLKSGNAVVLKGGKEAINSNLFLAELISQALEANGLPGAAARLIPTTDRAATMALLKQDGLVDVIIPRGGEGLIRFVAENSSIPVLKHYKGVCHLYVDQGADLDMAVNIAVNAKCQRPGVCNALETMLVHADEAEAFLPQAAEALMAQGTELRGCPRTLELVPGAVPATEEDWPTEYEDLILSVKVVESMDEAMDHIARYGSQHTEAIVTRDYERGRRFINSVDSSLVLVNASTRFNDGGELGLGAEIGINTGKLHAFGPMGLTELTTTKFIAYGDGQVRG; encoded by the coding sequence ATGTCTGTTGAGCAGCTAGTAAGCGAGCTGTGCCGGGAGGCGCGCCAAGCGGCGCGGGCCCTGGCCGTGGCCCCCAGCGGGGTTAAGAACCAGGCCCTACTTAGCCTGGCCGAAGCCCTGGAGGCCAACGCGCCCGCCATCCAGGAAATCAACGCCAAGGACCTGGCCGCGGGCCGGGAAAGCGGCATGAGCGCGGCCTTCCTGGACCGCCTCACCCTTTCGGACCAGGTCATCGCCTCCATGGCCCAGGGCCTGCGCGAGGTGGCCGCCCTGCCCGACCCGGTGGGCGAGGTCACCGGCATGCAGCGCCGCCCCAACGGCCTGCTGGTGGGCCGCCAGCGCATCCCCCTGGGGGTCATCGGTTTCATCTACGAGTCGCGGCCCAACGTGACCGTGGACGCGGCCGGGCTGTGCCTGAAGAGCGGCAACGCGGTGGTCTTGAAAGGCGGCAAGGAGGCCATCAACTCCAATTTGTTCCTGGCCGAGCTGATCTCCCAGGCCCTGGAGGCCAACGGTCTGCCCGGCGCGGCGGCGCGTTTGATCCCCACCACCGACCGGGCGGCCACCATGGCTCTGCTCAAGCAAGACGGCCTGGTGGACGTGATCATCCCCCGAGGCGGCGAGGGGCTCATCCGCTTCGTGGCCGAGAACAGCTCCATCCCGGTGCTCAAGCACTACAAGGGCGTGTGCCATCTGTACGTGGACCAGGGCGCGGACCTGGACATGGCGGTGAACATCGCGGTCAACGCCAAGTGCCAGCGCCCGGGAGTGTGCAACGCCTTGGAGACCATGCTGGTGCACGCCGACGAGGCGGAGGCCTTCCTGCCCCAGGCGGCCGAGGCGCTCATGGCCCAGGGCACCGAGCTGCGCGGCTGCCCCCGCACCCTGGAGCTGGTGCCCGGCGCGGTGCCCGCCACGGAAGAAGACTGGCCCACCGAGTACGAGGACCTGATCCTGTCGGTCAAGGTGGTGGAGAGCATGGACGAGGCCATGGACCACATCGCCCGCTACGGCAGCCAGCACACCGAGGCCATCGTGACCCGCGACTACGAGCGGGGCCGCCGCTTCATCAACAGCGTGGATTCCTCCCTGGTGCTGGTGAACGCCTCGACCCGCTTCAACGACGGCGGCGAGCTGGGCCTGGGGGCCGAGATCGGCATCAACACCGGCAAGCTGCACGCCTTCGGGCCCATGGGCCTCACCGAGCTGACCACCACCAAGTTCATCGCTTACGGCGACGGCCAGGTGCGGGGCTAA
- the rsfS gene encoding ribosome silencing factor, producing MSTSQRNRNRPPKPATPRELALLCAAAALDKKGEDPLLLEVGALTGYADYFLLVSGRSTRQASSVGENVARVLKKAGRPALGVEGFKEGTWILLDFGEVVVHVFHQPVREFYDLDSLWGDAPRVELDPVVLDGLVPHKAEKQGD from the coding sequence GTGAGCACCAGCCAGCGCAACCGCAACCGCCCGCCCAAACCCGCCACTCCCCGGGAGCTGGCCCTACTCTGCGCGGCGGCCGCCCTGGACAAGAAGGGCGAGGACCCGCTGCTTTTGGAAGTAGGCGCGCTGACCGGCTATGCCGACTACTTCCTCCTGGTAAGCGGCCGCTCCACCCGCCAGGCCAGCTCGGTGGGCGAGAATGTGGCTCGGGTGCTCAAAAAGGCGGGCCGCCCCGCCCTGGGCGTCGAGGGGTTCAAGGAAGGCACCTGGATCCTGTTGGACTTCGGCGAGGTGGTGGTGCACGTTTTCCACCAGCCGGTGCGCGAGTTTTACGACCTGGACTCCCTGTGGGGCGACGCTCCCCGGGTGGAGCTGGACCCGGTTGTCCTGGACGGCCTGGTTCCCCATAAGGCCGAAAAGCAGGGCGACTAA
- the nadD gene encoding nicotinate-nucleotide adenylyltransferase, whose translation MAKKLGICGGTFDPIHMAHLRSAEEVSEELGLDRVLFMPCASPPHNKRVWANTTHRLAMVHLAVKDHPVFEVSELEVVRGGHSRTVDTLEQLKLDYPGHELYFLLGTDQFFYLHSWYRPDRLLELADFVVMDRPASPRWDLLDYLRTELDPAFEPDGNGWFRLPGGHGVRPMSTTLLDISSTDIKRRVATGRSISFLVPQAVEDYIKSMKLYVDQGQAR comes from the coding sequence ATGGCCAAAAAGCTGGGGATCTGCGGGGGGACTTTCGATCCCATCCATATGGCCCACCTGCGCTCCGCCGAGGAGGTGAGCGAGGAGCTGGGTCTGGACCGGGTCTTGTTCATGCCCTGCGCCAGCCCGCCCCACAACAAGCGGGTGTGGGCCAACACTACCCACCGTTTGGCCATGGTGCATCTGGCGGTGAAAGACCACCCGGTGTTCGAGGTGAGCGAGCTGGAGGTGGTGCGCGGGGGGCACAGCCGGACGGTGGACACCCTGGAGCAGCTCAAGCTGGACTACCCCGGCCACGAGCTGTACTTCCTGTTGGGCACGGATCAGTTTTTCTATCTGCACTCCTGGTATCGGCCGGACCGCCTCTTGGAGCTGGCCGACTTCGTGGTCATGGACCGGCCGGCCTCGCCCCGCTGGGACCTGCTGGACTATCTGCGCACCGAGCTGGACCCGGCCTTCGAGCCCGACGGCAACGGGTGGTTCCGCCTGCCCGGCGGACACGGGGTGCGCCCCATGTCCACCACCCTGTTGGACATCTCCAGCACGGACATCAAGCGCCGGGTGGCCACCGGGCGCTCCATAAGCTTTCTTGTACCCCAGGCGGTGGAAGACTATATTAAATCCATGAAACTATACGTCGATCAGGGCCAGGCCAGGTGA
- the gpmI gene encoding 2,3-bisphosphoglycerate-independent phosphoglycerate mutase: MSAHAPVALIILDGWGINESEEGNAVRLAKTPFIDSLFADYPHTSLKCSGEAVGLPEGQMGNSEVGHLNLGAGRVVYQDITRINLAVANGELGANPEFQKAFAVAKEDGRALHLLGLLSDGGVHSLITHLEAIIAAAEAAGVERIYIHAFLDGRDTPPDSGAGYLKQLEDFLNQHPAGRIASVGGRYWGMDRDKRWDRVEKAYDALVKGQGRQAGDLVTAVEEDYSNGEYDEFIKPTVLINEHGQPMGSIADGDAVIFFNFRADRARELTWVFNDPDFKEFDVSGRPKLGYYVCMTQYDEHLGAPVAFPPQTVEQTLAEVVSAAGKSQLHIAETEKYAHVTFFFNGGMEDPVPGEDRVLVPSPKEVATYDQKPSMSAVEVTDEVVARIAADRYDLIVMNYANGDMVGHTGVLAAAIEAMETLDKCLARVVPALLEAGGRALVTADHGNAEQMVDPVTGGPYTAHTASNPVPLILVDPSREEAGLRADGALCDVAPTVLELMGLAQPSAMTGRSLLLKQGS; encoded by the coding sequence ATGTCCGCACATGCCCCCGTGGCGCTGATAATCCTGGACGGTTGGGGCATCAACGAGAGCGAGGAGGGCAACGCGGTCCGCCTGGCCAAGACGCCCTTCATTGACTCCCTGTTCGCCGATTACCCCCACACCAGCCTGAAATGCTCCGGCGAGGCGGTGGGCCTGCCCGAGGGCCAGATGGGCAACTCCGAGGTGGGGCACCTGAACCTGGGGGCCGGTCGGGTGGTGTATCAGGACATCACCCGCATCAACCTGGCCGTGGCCAACGGCGAACTGGGGGCCAACCCCGAGTTCCAAAAAGCCTTTGCCGTGGCCAAAGAGGACGGCCGCGCCCTGCACTTGCTGGGCCTGCTGAGCGACGGCGGGGTGCACTCCCTCATCACCCACTTGGAGGCGATCATCGCCGCGGCCGAGGCCGCCGGAGTTGAGCGCATCTACATCCACGCCTTTTTGGACGGTCGCGACACCCCGCCCGACTCCGGGGCGGGCTACCTCAAGCAGCTCGAGGACTTCCTCAACCAGCACCCCGCCGGGCGCATCGCCAGCGTGGGGGGGCGCTACTGGGGCATGGACCGCGACAAGCGCTGGGACCGGGTGGAGAAGGCCTACGACGCCTTGGTCAAGGGCCAGGGCCGCCAGGCGGGCGATCTGGTCACCGCCGTGGAGGAGGACTACTCCAACGGCGAGTATGACGAGTTCATCAAGCCCACGGTGCTCATCAACGAGCACGGCCAGCCAATGGGAAGCATCGCCGACGGCGACGCGGTGATCTTTTTCAACTTCCGGGCCGACCGCGCCCGGGAGCTGACCTGGGTGTTCAACGACCCGGACTTCAAAGAGTTCGATGTGAGCGGCCGCCCCAAGCTGGGCTATTACGTGTGCATGACTCAGTATGACGAGCACCTGGGCGCGCCGGTGGCCTTCCCGCCCCAGACGGTGGAACAGACCCTGGCCGAGGTGGTGAGCGCGGCGGGCAAGAGCCAGCTGCACATCGCCGAGACCGAGAAATACGCCCACGTGACCTTCTTCTTCAACGGCGGGATGGAAGACCCGGTGCCTGGCGAAGACCGGGTGTTGGTGCCCTCGCCCAAGGAGGTGGCCACCTACGACCAGAAGCCGTCCATGAGCGCGGTGGAGGTGACCGACGAGGTGGTGGCGCGCATCGCGGCGGACCGCTACGATTTGATAGTGATGAACTACGCCAACGGCGACATGGTGGGGCACACCGGGGTGCTGGCCGCGGCCATCGAGGCCATGGAGACCCTGGACAAGTGCCTGGCCCGGGTGGTGCCCGCGCTCCTGGAGGCCGGGGGGCGGGCCTTGGTGACCGCTGACCACGGCAACGCCGAGCAGATGGTGGACCCGGTCACCGGGGGACCCTACACCGCCCACACCGCGTCCAACCCGGTGCCCTTGATCCTGGTGGACCCCTCCCGCGAGGAGGCCGGGCTGCGCGCCGACGGAGCCTTGTGCGACGTGGCCCCCACCGTGCTGGAGCTGATGGGGCTTGCCCAACCGTCGGCCATGACCGGACGGAGCCTGCTTCTCAAGCAAGGAAGCTAG
- a CDS encoding M48 family metalloprotease yields MALRALCLLLIAALLVGMVPPPAGAMITLEEERKIGRESFEGVMAEIPLVDDPDVVEYVRDLAKKLEVYVPDKPFPFRIYVADLPDLNAFAIPGGYIFMFRGMMISLESEGELAGVLAHEMGHVWRRHLARRLDKSTPVNIASLAGMLAGLLLGGIVNPALGQAVTMGSVAGGVTKQLAFSREDEEEADWAAFKTITGAGYPPQDMERSFQRIWKQEQYLGGNVPVYLRTHPTSPQRIENMANMTRLWGGKANDYDNHRFLLIQTRLIALYDSEAQARTSLARRRLADPKSPYPIYGLALLSMRQHQYDAALGFLQALKNYWPDDPYQLRANGVCLLLMGRNREAEVVLQHTLDLKPDDQDALLALGQAYQREGELAKSRQVLARLVKLDVTNHAAMYELGVTYGRLGMVGEASLYLGLAFKQRRNYRSARYHLNRAVDQLAGKPELQQKAQKALEEIDDTAHRRMKKRQQEEEQQEGSPGPNWNSLFPALQKPDTPFMSGKGR; encoded by the coding sequence ATGGCCCTGCGCGCGCTGTGCCTGCTGCTGATCGCCGCCCTGCTGGTGGGGATGGTGCCCCCTCCGGCCGGGGCCATGATCACCCTGGAGGAAGAGCGCAAGATCGGCCGTGAGTCCTTCGAAGGGGTGATGGCCGAGATTCCTCTGGTGGACGATCCGGACGTCGTTGAGTACGTGCGCGACCTGGCCAAAAAGCTGGAGGTCTACGTCCCGGACAAGCCCTTTCCTTTCCGCATCTACGTGGCCGACCTGCCCGACCTGAACGCCTTCGCCATCCCCGGCGGCTACATCTTCATGTTCCGGGGCATGATGATCTCCCTGGAGAGCGAGGGCGAGCTGGCCGGGGTGCTGGCCCACGAGATGGGCCACGTGTGGCGGCGGCACCTGGCCCGTCGCCTGGACAAGTCCACCCCGGTGAACATCGCCTCTTTGGCCGGCATGCTGGCCGGGCTCCTGCTGGGCGGAATCGTCAACCCGGCCCTGGGTCAGGCGGTGACCATGGGCTCGGTGGCCGGCGGGGTGACCAAGCAGCTGGCCTTCAGCCGCGAGGACGAGGAAGAGGCCGACTGGGCCGCCTTCAAGACCATCACCGGCGCGGGCTATCCGCCCCAGGACATGGAAAGGAGCTTCCAGCGCATCTGGAAGCAGGAGCAGTACCTGGGCGGCAACGTGCCGGTGTATCTGCGCACCCACCCCACCAGCCCCCAGCGCATCGAAAACATGGCCAACATGACCCGGCTGTGGGGCGGCAAGGCCAACGACTATGACAACCACCGCTTTCTCTTGATTCAGACCCGGCTCATCGCCCTGTACGACAGCGAGGCCCAGGCCCGGACCTCCCTGGCCCGCCGCCGCCTGGCCGACCCCAAGTCCCCCTACCCCATCTACGGCCTGGCCCTTTTGTCCATGCGCCAGCACCAGTACGACGCGGCCCTGGGCTTTTTGCAGGCCCTCAAGAACTACTGGCCCGACGACCCCTACCAGCTCCGGGCCAACGGGGTGTGTTTGCTGTTGATGGGGCGCAACCGCGAGGCCGAGGTGGTGTTGCAGCATACCTTGGACTTAAAGCCCGACGACCAGGACGCCCTGCTGGCCCTGGGCCAGGCCTACCAGCGCGAGGGCGAGCTGGCCAAGTCCCGCCAGGTGCTTGCTAGGCTGGTCAAGCTGGACGTGACCAATCACGCGGCCATGTACGAACTGGGGGTGACCTACGGACGCCTGGGCATGGTGGGCGAGGCCTCGCTGTATCTGGGACTGGCCTTCAAGCAGCGCCGCAACTACCGCTCGGCCCGCTACCATCTGAACCGGGCGGTGGACCAGCTGGCCGGCAAGCCGGAGCTGCAACAAAAGGCCCAGAAGGCCCTGGAAGAGATCGACGACACCGCGCACCGCCGAATGAAGAAGAGGCAGCAGGAGGAGGAGCAGCAAGAAGGCTCGCCAGGGCCGAACTGGAATTCTCTTTTTCCCGCCTTGCAAAAACCCGACACGCCGTTCATGAGCGGCAAAGGACGTTAA
- a CDS encoding DUF2059 domain-containing protein encodes MKRLLVILSLACLVALPLSSWAAQPDAKEMAQRVKAAEGYWNLTKTHDRIIETMQKVSEQLPPDKRKAFMERANKFFDKKKMAGVKKQWLAMAAEVFTADELKALTAFYGSKQGQAIREKMPTLLQGNAKIVGTEMTAFIQSERERMAKEAAAAQPKAAPAKPAPAKDDKKK; translated from the coding sequence ATGAAAAGACTGCTGGTAATCCTGAGCCTGGCCTGCCTGGTGGCCCTGCCCCTGTCCTCCTGGGCCGCCCAGCCCGACGCCAAGGAAATGGCCCAGCGGGTCAAGGCGGCCGAAGGCTACTGGAACCTGACCAAGACCCACGACCGCATCATCGAAACCATGCAGAAGGTCTCCGAGCAGCTTCCGCCCGACAAGCGCAAGGCTTTCATGGAGCGGGCCAACAAGTTCTTCGACAAAAAGAAGATGGCCGGGGTCAAGAAGCAGTGGCTGGCCATGGCCGCCGAGGTCTTCACCGCCGACGAGCTCAAGGCTCTGACCGCCTTCTACGGCTCCAAGCAGGGCCAGGCCATCCGCGAGAAGATGCCCACCCTGTTGCAGGGCAACGCCAAGATCGTGGGCACCGAAATGACCGCCTTTATCCAGTCCGAGCGGGAGCGCATGGCCAAGGAAGCGGCCGCGGCCCAGCCGAAGGCGGCTCCGGCCAAGCCCGCGCCGGCCAAGGACGACAAGAAGAAGTAG